The sequence CGCTGGCCACCATCGGGCGCAGGATTCCGTACGCGCTCGCGTCACCGACCAGGACGCCGCCGAGGAGTCGCTTGCCGTCCTCCGAGATGACGAGCTTCTTGTAGATGCCGGCGACCGCGTCGGAGTAGACCAGCTCGAGCGATCCCGGGGTCTCAGCGTGCGCGTCGCCGAAGGAGGCGACATCCACGCCTAGCAGCTTGAGCTTGGTGGACATGTCGGCACCCTCGAAGGTGCCCTCGCCACCCAACATCGAGTCGACCACGACCTCGGCCATCTGGTAGCCAGGCGCCACCAAGCCGTACATCTTCCCGTTGGGAGCCGCGCACTCGCCGATGGCCCAGATGTGCTCCTCGGACGTACGGCAGTGCTCATCGACCAGGATGCCGCCGCGCTCCGCGATCTCCAGGTCGGCCGCGCGGCCGAGGGCGTCCTGCGGCCGGATGCCAGCCGAGAACACCACGATGTCGGCGTTGAGCGTCGCGCGATCCTTCAGGGCTAGACCGCTGACCTTGCCCTTGGTGCCGAGGATCGCCTCGGTCATCGCACCGGTGTGGACGGTGAGGCCGAGGTTCTCGATCTCACGGCTCAGGGTCTTGCCGGCGCCGGAGTCGATCTGGACGGCCATCAGGCGGGGAGCGAGCTCCACGACGTGCGTCTCGAGCCCGAGCTGTTTGACGGCGTTGGCCGCCTCCAGGCCGAGGAGTCCGCCGCCGATGACGACACCGGTCTTCGCCTTCTTCGCGGCCTTCTTGATCGCGATGAGGTCCTCGATAGTCCGGTAGACGAAGACGTTCTCGAGGTCCTTGCCGGCCACTGGCGGCACGAACGGGTACGCACCGGTGGCGAGGACGAGCTCGTCGTACTCGACCTGGCGGCCGTCCTCCAGCGTGATGATGCGGGCGCGGGGCGAGACGGCGACGGCCTTCGCGTTGAGTTCGAGGCTGACCCGCGGATCCGCGTACTTGCCACTCGGCAGGAACGAGAGCGCCTTGTCGCCGACCTCGTAGTAGGAGGTGAGTGCGACACGGTCGTACGCCGCCCGCGGCTCCTCGCCCAGGATGACGATGTCGTACGTCTCGGTCAGGCCACGTTCGATGGCGGCCTCGACGAATCGGTGCCCGACCATGCCGTGCCCGATGACGACGATCCTCTTGCGGTAGCTACTCATGCGACCGTCTCCTTCATTCCGAGATTCGTGGTGGTGATGAGCTGTTCACACACGGAGCGGCAACCGCCGCAACCAGTGGTCGCTCGGGTGGTGGTGCGTACGTCCTCCATCGAGGAGCAGGCGCGGATCCGGCCGGCGGTGACGCCTGCGCAGGCGCAGACCTCGGCGTCGTCCGGGAGGTTGATCGTGGCGCTGGCTGCCGACCGCGGCGGCAGCAGGAGCTGGCCGGGCTCGCCCGAGCTCAGCCGGGTGCACTTGTCGAAGTGCTGGGTGATCTGGCCGACGCGACTCAGATCGCCGACGAGCGTCGCAGCGACGATGACACCGTCCTTGACGACCAACTTCTTGTGGACGCCGGTAACCGGGTTGGAGACCTGGACGATCTCCCCCTCGGCGTGCTCCGGGTCGCCCAGCACGGCGACGTCGAGGTCAGTCGCGCGCAACCGGGCGACGACCCGGTGCCCGTCGTACTCGACCGCTTCGCCAGCCAGGCCCGCGGCGAGGACGGCTGCCTGCTCCCAGGCCGGGCTGACGTGGCCGGCGGTACGCCCGTCGTGCTCGACGCAGTCGCCGATGGCGTAGATGTGCTCGTCGCTGGTGCGGAGCTGGTCGTCCACGATGACCCCGCGACGGGTGTCGAGCGATGCGCGGCGGGCGAGGTTGATGCTGGGGCGGCCACCGGCAGTGAGGATGACGAGGTCGGTGCTGAGCACCACCCCGTTGTCGAGGACCAGACCCGTCTCCGCCATCTTGACCGCACGCGTCTCGGTGTAGACCGCCGTGCCGAGTTTGGTGAGGCTGCGCTCGAGCACCTTGCCTGCGGCAGTGTCGACCTGGCTCCGGAGCAGGTGATCGCCACCCTCGACGACCTCGACACTCAGGCCCCGGATGCTCAGCGCCCGCGCCACCTGGAGGCCGAGCAGACCGCCGCCGACCACGACCGCGCTGGCCGCCCCCGGGAGGGCGGCCAGGAGGCCCTCGCAGTCAGCCAGCGTCCGGAACGAGTGCACCTTCTCGTGCAACTGACCATCGACCTGGACGAGACCGCGGATCGGGGGAAGGCTGGGAATGCTGCCGGTCGCCAGCACGAGCCGGTCGTACGCCACCTCTGAGCGGTCGGCGAGTTCGAGGACCCGGCGTTCACGGTGGATGTCGACGACGCGCGTGCCCAGACGCAACTCGACGCCGCGGTGCTCGAACCACTCCTGCTCGGCCATCGTGATGGCGCCGCGACGGTGCGTACCTTCGAGGACCGCGCTCAGCAGGATCCGGTTGTACGGGGCGTACGGCTCCTCGCCGATCACGGTGATGCCGGTGACGCCCCGCGCCAGGAGCTCCTCGACCAGGCGTACGGCGCCCATGCCGCAGCCGACGATCACGGTGCGCACAGGGGTGCCCGTGCGCTCGCGAAGGTCGGAGATGGTCATGACTCGATGGTGTCCCGGCGGCGTAACGGCCTCCCGCGTCCGACGATCACCTCAGAGCAACGTTTTTCTCACAGCCTCACGGCGCGTCGCGAAAGGTGAGGTTTTCACGCTCGAGAGGTGACGTTTTCCTCCTCGACAGGGGCTCGGACGGCGACATGAGGTGCATCACACGGGGCAGTCGCGGCATCTGCTCACCTCTCGGGCCGGAATTCCTCACCTCTCGGAGGTGAAAACCTCACCTTTCGGCGCTGACTTCACAGGCGCACAGCTTGAACTCCGGCATCCGACTCGACGGATCCAACGCGTCGGAGGTGAGCTTGTTGGCTCCCACCCAGTGGAACGGCACGAACACCGTGTCGGGGCGGATCGTGTCGACGACCTTCGCGGGAGCCGTCATCACGCCGCGGCGCGTACGCACCTGCACCGGCTCGCCGTGCGTAGCACCGAGGCGCCCCGCCAACTGCGGGTGCATCTCGACGAAGGCCCCCTCGTCAGGCAGGTCCTTGATCCGCCGCGTCTGCGCCCCCGACTGGTACTGGGCCAGGACCCGGCCGGTGGTGAGGTGCACCGGATAGTCCGCCGACACCGGCTCGGCAGGGCCGAGGTAGTCGACCGGGATGAACTTCGCCCGCCCGTCCGGATGCGCGAACGCCTCGGCGAACAACCGCGGCGTCCCTGGGTGGTCCTCGGTGGGGCAGGGCCAGTAGACCCCGTCCTCCGCCTCGATCCGGGCGTACGTGATCCCGGCGTAGTCGGCTTTGCCGCCGGCGCTGGCGGCACGCAGTTCGGTGAAGACGGTCTCCGGGTCGGTGGACCACGTGCTCGGCGCATCCAGCCGCGAGGCGAGGCCGACGATGATGTCGAGGTCCGACTTCACGCCGTCGGGCGGAGTGACGGCCTGGTTCCGCTTGATCACCCGACCCTCGAGGTTGGTCATGGTGCCGGACTCCTCGGCCCACTGGGTGACCGGGAGGACGACGTCCGCGAGCGCGGCGGTCTCGCTCATCACGATGTCGGCCACGACGAGGAAGTCCAGCGACTGCATGCGCTCGGTGATGTGGGAGGCATTCGGAGCCGACACGACGATGTTGGAGGCGAACACCAACAACGCCTTGACGTCGCTCCCGAGCGAGTCGAGGAGTTCGTACGCACTCCGACCCTTGCCGGGGATGACCGCAGGATCAACGCCCCAGACGCCGGCGACGTGCGCGCGTGCCTCGGGGTTGTCGATCATCCGGTAGCCGGGCAGTTGGTCGGCCTTCTGGCCGTGCTCGCGTCCGCCCTGGCCGTTGCCCTGGCCGGTCAGACAGCCATAGCCCGCGTACGGGCGGCCCGGAAGGCCGAGCGCCAGCGCGAGGTTGAGCCACGCCAGAACGGTCGCGGTGCCGTCGGCGTGCTGCTCGGCTCCGCGGGCGGTGAGGAACATGACCTTCTTGCTGCTCATCACGAGCGCGGCCAACTCGCGCAGCTCATCCGAGCTCACGCCGGTCACCCGCTCCACCCGTTCAGGCCACCACGAGGCGGCCCGCGTACGCGCCTCCTCGAAGCCTGTCGTCCGGGCATCGACGTAGTCGTGGTCGACCGCCCCGGCGGCGTCGACCAGGTGCAGCAGCCCCAGCGCCAGCGGCAGGTCAGCGCCCGGCACCGGCTGGAGGAAAAGATCGGCCCGGTCGCCGGTCGGCGTACCCCGCGGGTCGATGACGACGACCTTGCCGCCACGCGCCTTGAGTTCGTCGAGATGGCGCGCGGCAGGCGGCATCGTCTCGGCCAGGTTGGAGCCGATCAGGACGACCACGTCCGCCTGCTCGATGTCCGCTAGCGGAAACGGCAGGCCGCGATCCACTCCGAACGCCTGGTTGCCGGCTGAGGCAGCCGACGACATGCACCAGCGGCCGTTGTAGTCGATCTGCGAGGTACCCAGCGCCAGCCGGGCGAACTTGCCGAGCGCGTACGCCTTCTCGTTGGTGAGTCCGCCACCGCCGAAGACGGCTGTCGCGTCAGCTCCGTGCTCGGCGCGGACCGCCGACAACCGGGAGGCGATCAGGTCGAGGGCCTCGTCCCAACCGACAGCGCTGAGCTCTCCGGTGGCGCGGTCGCGTACGAGCGGGGTCGTCAGTCGCTCCCGCGAACCGCGAAGGCCGCCCGCCGTCCATCCCTTGCGGCACAGGGCGCCCTCGTTGACCGGGCTGTGCTGATTGCGCTGCGTACGCGCCGCGACCTCCAGCGCGGGACCACGCTGCGACTGCTTGGAAACAGTCAGCGTCATCCCGCACTGGAGGCTGCAGTACGGACAGTGAGTGTCTGTCACGGGTTAGATGTGGCCTTCCGCCAGTTCGAGGACGTGGGCCGGCTTCGGGCGAAGGTAGACCGCTGCCGTCACGATGGCACACAGGACGTAGAAGCCCGTGAAGACCCAGAACGCCTGCTTGGTGGCATCGGTCGGGTTGGCGACCCACGGTGCACCGAACAGCAGCGGGATGAGGAACCCACCGAAGGCACCGATCGCCCCGATGATGCCGAGTGCTGCGGAGGCCTTCTTGCCGGCCGCCAGGACAGCGGCTGCCCGATCGGGGGTGTTCGGCGTGGTCGCCAGCTCGGCGTCCCGACGGAACAGCGACGGGATCATCTTGTAGGTGGAGCCGTTGCCGATGCCGGCCATCGCGAAGAGGAACACGAAGGCGAGCAGGAACCAGATGAAGATGTGCTGGTTGTGGTGCACGGCGGCGTTGATCGCGGCGACCGTCTTGTCGCCGACCGGCAGGCCGGTCTTCGTGTGCCAGCCGGCGGCGGCAGGCGTACCGAGGATGTCCGGCCACTTCGGCAGCGGAGTGCCCGCCTTCTTGGCCGCACCGACCAAGCCCTTGAGCGCCAGCAACGACGGCTTGTCGAGACCCGGGACCTTGGTGAGGGAGTTCAGCGACCACAGGATGCCGGCGGTGCCGGCGATGATGCCGATGAACGAGGCGAAGGTGACCTTGGCGCCGCCGATCTTGTCGGCGAGCAGACCGCCGAGCGGGCGGGTCAGCGAGCCGACCAGACCACCGATGAAGGCGTAGAAGGCGAAGTTGACGCCGAACGGGACGATGCCGATCGGGTTCTTGTCCAGCAGTGGCTGGCTGGCGAAGTTGAGCTTGATCAGCAGCGGCATCGCAGCCGAGTAGCCGATGAACGAACCGAACGTCCCGATGTAGAGGAACGACATCACCCAGACGTGCTTGCTCTTGATGATCTCGACCTGCTCCTTCACGGAAGCCTTCGCCACGACCAGGTTGTCCATGAAGAAGTACGCGCCGAGCGCTGCAGCGATGCAGAGAACGATGTAGATCCAGCCCGCGTACTCGAGGTGCAGGATCGGCTTGCCGTGCACCTTGGTCTGGGTGAGCAGACCGAAGATCGCGGCCGAGCCCACGACCGCCGGCAGGAAGAACTGGATGGTGGCCACACCGAGGTTGCCACCAGCAGCGTTGAGACCGAGCGCGAAGCCCTTCTTGTCAGCCGGGTAGAAGCTGTTGATGTTGGCCATCGAGCTCGCGAAGTTGCCGCCGCCGAGGCCGGCCAGGCAGGAGATCACTGCAAAGACCCAGAAGGGCGTACCGCTGCTAGTGACGGCGATCATGAACGCGACCGTCGGGATCAGGAGCAGCAGGGCCGAGATGATCGTCCAGTTGCGACCGCCGAACTTCGGCACCGCGAAGGTGTACGGGATGCGCAGGAAGGAGCCGATCAGGTTCGGCAGCGAGGTGAGCAGGAAGAGCTGGCTGAAGGTGAAGCTGAAGGACCCGTTCTGGGTGATCAGCAGGGGCGTCGTGACCGACCAGAGCAACCAGATCGAGAAGCCGAGGTGCTCGGCGAAGATCGACCAGATCAAGTTGCGGCGAGCGACCTTCGCGCCGGTCTGTTCCCAGAACTCGGCGTCCTCGGGGCGCCAGTCGTCAATCCAACGGCGGGTGCGGTGAGTAGCTGTCATACCGAGGACTGTGAGGTGCGGAGGTTTCGCCCGGACCGCACTGCACGGGGCCCTTTGATCAACTTGTCCTCACGGCCTCACAGCCCGTTTCCCGGTTTTGTGAATCAGTTCACAAGACTGAAACAGTCCGACAGAGGAGCGTTTCGGCGAGGTCACGGCGCGCTCACGTACGCCCAGCTTGACGCGGACGCAGTGGCACGCGACCGTGCCACTCTCCGGACATCCCGACCCGATGCGTACCACTTTCTTCCACAACCGATGCGGTTGAGTCGGTCCTCCACACGACCCGGCCGCCAGCCGGCGTCAACGGGTCACGACCACAACCCTTGCCGCATGGACATGGAACTCCGCGCCCGGATGGCCAGCCTCGCCCCGAGCCTTCCCCGCGGCGGGATGTTCACCGGACTGGCTGCGTGCGCTGCGTACGAACTGTGGCTCCCTCCCACACCGACCGAGAGCCCACTGAGTGTGTCGGTTCCATCGACCGTCCGGGGAAGCCGACGCGCCGAACTCGGCGTCGTACGGATCGCACACCCACCAGCACCCTGGACGTGGGCAGGGATCCCGGTCGCGCCGGTTGAGGAGGCCATCCTCGTTGCCGCATCCGATCTGGGAATGCTTGACACCGTGGTGCTGATCGATTCGGCGCTGCGCGCGAAAGCTGTCACGCCCGAGGTCCTGACCAATGTCGCCCAGCAGCGGCGACGCGGCGCACCAGCACTGCGGAAGGCGCTTGCCAAGGCGGACGCACGGTCGGAGTCACCGTGGGAGACGCTGTTGCGACTCTTCCACCGTTCCATCAACGTGCCTGTGGAACCCCAGGTCAGACTTCACGCTCCGGATGGCCGCTTCATCGCCCGCGCGGACCTGCTCATCAGCGGCACGCGCACTCTGCAGGAGTACGACGGCGCCGATCACCGCGAGCCCGATCAGTACCGCGAGGACCGTCG comes from Nocardioides baekrokdamisoli and encodes:
- a CDS encoding FAD-dependent oxidoreductase, which codes for MTISDLRERTGTPVRTVIVGCGMGAVRLVEELLARGVTGITVIGEEPYAPYNRILLSAVLEGTHRRGAITMAEQEWFEHRGVELRLGTRVVDIHRERRVLELADRSEVAYDRLVLATGSIPSLPPIRGLVQVDGQLHEKVHSFRTLADCEGLLAALPGAASAVVVGGGLLGLQVARALSIRGLSVEVVEGGDHLLRSQVDTAAGKVLERSLTKLGTAVYTETRAVKMAETGLVLDNGVVLSTDLVILTAGGRPSINLARRASLDTRRGVIVDDQLRTSDEHIYAIGDCVEHDGRTAGHVSPAWEQAAVLAAGLAGEAVEYDGHRVVARLRATDLDVAVLGDPEHAEGEIVQVSNPVTGVHKKLVVKDGVIVAATLVGDLSRVGQITQHFDKCTRLSSGEPGQLLLPPRSAASATINLPDDAEVCACAGVTAGRIRACSSMEDVRTTTRATTGCGGCRSVCEQLITTTNLGMKETVA
- a CDS encoding molybdopterin oxidoreductase family protein — protein: MTDTHCPYCSLQCGMTLTVSKQSQRGPALEVAARTQRNQHSPVNEGALCRKGWTAGGLRGSRERLTTPLVRDRATGELSAVGWDEALDLIASRLSAVRAEHGADATAVFGGGGLTNEKAYALGKFARLALGTSQIDYNGRWCMSSAASAGNQAFGVDRGLPFPLADIEQADVVVLIGSNLAETMPPAARHLDELKARGGKVVVIDPRGTPTGDRADLFLQPVPGADLPLALGLLHLVDAAGAVDHDYVDARTTGFEEARTRAASWWPERVERVTGVSSDELRELAALVMSSKKVMFLTARGAEQHADGTATVLAWLNLALALGLPGRPYAGYGCLTGQGNGQGGREHGQKADQLPGYRMIDNPEARAHVAGVWGVDPAVIPGKGRSAYELLDSLGSDVKALLVFASNIVVSAPNASHITERMQSLDFLVVADIVMSETAALADVVLPVTQWAEESGTMTNLEGRVIKRNQAVTPPDGVKSDLDIIVGLASRLDAPSTWSTDPETVFTELRAASAGGKADYAGITYARIEAEDGVYWPCPTEDHPGTPRLFAEAFAHPDGRAKFIPVDYLGPAEPVSADYPVHLTTGRVLAQYQSGAQTRRIKDLPDEGAFVEMHPQLAGRLGATHGEPVQVRTRRGVMTAPAKVVDTIRPDTVFVPFHWVGANKLTSDALDPSSRMPEFKLCACEVSAER
- a CDS encoding MFS transporter — encoded protein: MTATHRTRRWIDDWRPEDAEFWEQTGAKVARRNLIWSIFAEHLGFSIWLLWSVTTPLLITQNGSFSFTFSQLFLLTSLPNLIGSFLRIPYTFAVPKFGGRNWTIISALLLLIPTVAFMIAVTSSGTPFWVFAVISCLAGLGGGNFASSMANINSFYPADKKGFALGLNAAGGNLGVATIQFFLPAVVGSAAIFGLLTQTKVHGKPILHLEYAGWIYIVLCIAAALGAYFFMDNLVVAKASVKEQVEIIKSKHVWVMSFLYIGTFGSFIGYSAAMPLLIKLNFASQPLLDKNPIGIVPFGVNFAFYAFIGGLVGSLTRPLGGLLADKIGGAKVTFASFIGIIAGTAGILWSLNSLTKVPGLDKPSLLALKGLVGAAKKAGTPLPKWPDILGTPAAAGWHTKTGLPVGDKTVAAINAAVHHNQHIFIWFLLAFVFLFAMAGIGNGSTYKMIPSLFRRDAELATTPNTPDRAAAVLAAGKKASAALGIIGAIGAFGGFLIPLLFGAPWVANPTDATKQAFWVFTGFYVLCAIVTAAVYLRPKPAHVLELAEGHI
- a CDS encoding endonuclease domain-containing protein; the encoded protein is MDMELRARMASLAPSLPRGGMFTGLAACAAYELWLPPTPTESPLSVSVPSTVRGSRRAELGVVRIAHPPAPWTWAGIPVAPVEEAILVAASDLGMLDTVVLIDSALRAKAVTPEVLTNVAQQRRRGAPALRKALAKADARSESPWETLLRLFHRSINVPVEPQVRLHAPDGRFIARADLLISGTRTLQEYDGADHREPDQYREDRRRDADLAAHGFIRHGWTAPDVTRDFARVMASADRALGRRSEDSRLDTWRAELGQSWFGRRKVVQKRAS